Proteins encoded by one window of Candidatus Poribacteria bacterium:
- a CDS encoding DUF5050 domain-containing protein translates to MNRHLTYIVFGTTMILVYFLLAVDLCVYASDVPYIAFSSKRNGNYDIYMMDINGKNLQQLTDHLVHETSPTFSPDGRQMAYNSSRDGNEDVYVMNLRTKVSHRLTNHPARDFNPAWSPDGRWIAFVSERAGTFDIYKVEPSGANLQQLTDADEKNNTPAWSPDGQFIAFRAFKDPAGIYIMDADGGNQSRLKNQPEPGWTPAWSPDGKRIAFTVVLGGNYDVYTLNVDGRDLRRITHHLERDSSPAWSPDGDTIVFMSWWDRTSDIYRTDVNGIIGNRRRLTRHPAIDMGPTWVPTGPLSVSPTAETQTTLWGRLKQPIYD, encoded by the coding sequence ATGAACCGGCACCTAACTTATATTGTGTTCGGAACGACAATGATCTTGGTGTACTTTTTACTTGCGGTAGACCTTTGTGTCTACGCGTCCGATGTTCCTTATATTGCCTTTAGTTCCAAGCGTAATGGAAATTATGACATCTACATGATGGATATCAACGGCAAGAATCTCCAGCAGCTGACAGACCACTTAGTTCATGAGACTTCTCCTACGTTTTCGCCGGACGGACGGCAGATGGCTTATAATTCCTCTCGGGACGGCAATGAGGACGTTTATGTGATGAACCTCAGAACAAAGGTATCCCACCGGTTGACGAACCATCCGGCACGTGATTTTAATCCGGCATGGTCTCCAGACGGACGATGGATTGCGTTTGTCTCTGAGAGAGCAGGGACGTTTGACATCTACAAAGTCGAACCCAGTGGTGCGAATCTCCAACAGTTGACGGACGCGGATGAGAAGAACAACACCCCGGCTTGGTCGCCTGATGGCCAATTCATCGCTTTTCGTGCTTTCAAGGACCCGGCTGGTATTTATATCATGGATGCGGATGGCGGAAATCAGAGCAGGCTCAAAAACCAACCCGAACCGGGGTGGACACCCGCGTGGTCTCCGGATGGGAAACGAATTGCTTTTACTGTGGTTTTAGGTGGAAATTATGATGTCTACACCTTAAACGTTGACGGGAGGGATCTCAGAAGGATCACCCACCATCTGGAGAGGGATAGCTCGCCCGCCTGGTCCCCTGATGGAGACACGATTGTTTTCATGTCTTGGTGGGACAGAACTTCTGACATCTATCGAACAGATGTCAATGGCATCATAGGGAATCGCCGCCGATTGACACGCCATCCGGCAATAGATATGGGTCCGACGTGGGTGCCAACAGGTCCTTTATCCGTTTCTCCGACTGCGGAGACACAAACGACCTTGTGGGGTAGACTGAAGCAGCCTATCTATGACTAA
- a CDS encoding oligogalacturonate lyase family protein, which yields MKGKLAYIVLGTTLLFVYFLLATNLYVYASDVPYIAFSSKRQNKNYDIYMMDINGNNLQQLTDHLAHETYPTFSPDGRQMAYVFSPDGNKDIYVMDLKTKVSKRLTNHPARDLNPAWSPDGRWIAFSSERAGTLDIYKIEPSGANLQQLTDADEKNNTPVWSPDGQFIAFRSFKDPAGIYIMDADGGNQSRLKNQPNQAYTPAWSPDGKQIAFCAVFFKGYDICILNVDGTDLRRITRHRNGEGSPVWLPDGHTIVFSSWWDRTSDIYRTDLNGIIGNRRRLTRHPESDMGPTWVPTGTLSVAPTAETQTTLWGRLKQPIHD from the coding sequence ATGAAAGGAAAACTTGCCTATATTGTGTTAGGAACGACACTGCTATTCGTGTATTTCTTGCTGGCGACGAATCTTTATGTATACGCGTCCGATGTTCCTTATATTGCTTTTAGTTCCAAACGGCAGAATAAAAATTATGATATCTACATGATGGATATCAACGGCAATAATCTCCAGCAGCTGACAGACCATTTAGCTCATGAGACTTATCCTACGTTTTCGCCGGACGGACGGCAAATGGCTTACGTTTTCTCTCCGGATGGCAATAAGGACATTTATGTGATGGATCTCAAGACGAAGGTATCTAAGCGACTGACGAACCATCCGGCACGTGACCTTAATCCCGCATGGTCTCCAGACGGACGATGGATTGCGTTTTCCTCCGAGAGAGCAGGGACGCTTGACATCTACAAAATCGAACCGAGTGGGGCGAATCTCCAACAGTTGACGGACGCGGATGAGAAGAATAACACTCCGGTTTGGTCGCCTGATGGTCAGTTCATCGCTTTTCGTTCTTTCAAGGACCCGGCTGGCATCTATATCATGGATGCGGATGGCGGAAATCAGAGCAGGCTCAAAAACCAACCCAACCAAGCATATACGCCGGCGTGGTCTCCGGATGGGAAACAGATCGCCTTTTGCGCAGTTTTTTTCAAAGGCTATGACATCTGCATCCTAAACGTTGATGGGACAGATCTCAGGCGGATCACCCGCCATCGGAACGGTGAGGGGTCGCCCGTCTGGTTACCTGATGGACACACGATTGTTTTCTCGTCCTGGTGGGACAGAACTTCTGACATCTATCGAACAGATCTCAATGGCATCATAGGGAATCGTCGCCGATTGACACGCCATCCGGAGTCAGATATGGGTCCGACCTGGGTGCCAACAGGTACTTTATCTGTTGCTCCGACTGCGGAGACACAAACAACACTCTGGGGCAGACTCAAGCAGCCTATCCATGACTAA
- a CDS encoding DPP IV N-terminal domain-containing protein, protein MKGKLAYIVLGTTLLFVYFLLATNLYIYASDVPYIAFSSKRQNKNYDIYMMDINGNNLQQLTDHLAHETYPTFSPDGRQMAYVFSPDGNSDIYVMDLKTKVSRQLTNHPGHDHSPAWSPDGRWIAFASERAGTLDIYKIEPSGANLQQLTDADEKNNTPVWSPDGQFIAFRSFKDPAGIYIMDADGGNQSRLKNQPNQAYTPAWSPDGKQIAFSAVFFKGYDICILNVDGTGLRQITRHRNGEGSPVWLPDGDTIVFMSWWDRTSDIYRTDVNGIIGNRRRLTRHPAIDMGPTWVPTGPLSVSPTAETQTTLWGRLKQPIQD, encoded by the coding sequence ATGAAAGGAAAACTTGCCTATATTGTATTGGGAACGACACTGCTATTCGTGTATTTCTTGCTGGCGACGAATCTTTATATCTACGCGTCCGATGTTCCTTATATTGCTTTTAGTTCCAAACGGCAGAATAAAAATTATGATATCTACATGATGGATATCAACGGCAATAATCTCCAGCAGCTGACAGACCATTTAGCTCATGAGACTTATCCTACGTTTTCGCCGGACGGACGGCAAATGGCTTACGTTTTCTCTCCAGATGGCAATTCGGACATTTATGTGATGGATCTCAAGACAAAGGTATCCCGCCAGTTGACGAACCATCCGGGACATGACCATAGTCCCGCATGGTCTCCAGACGGACGATGGATCGCGTTTGCCTCCGAGAGAGCAGGAACACTTGACATCTACAAAATCGAACCAAGTGGTGCGAATCTCCAACAGTTGACGGACGCGGATGAGAAGAACAACACCCCGGTTTGGTCGCCTGATGGTCAGTTCATCGCTTTTCGTTCTTTCAAGGACCCGGCTGGCATCTATATCATGGATGCGGATGGCGGAAATCAGAGCAGGCTCAAAAACCAACCCAACCAGGCATATACGCCGGCGTGGTCTCCGGATGGGAAACAGATTGCCTTTAGCGCAGTTTTTTTCAAAGGCTATGACATCTGTATCTTAAACGTTGATGGGACAGGTCTCAGACAGATCACCCGTCATCGGAACGGTGAGGGGTCGCCCGTCTGGTTACCTGATGGAGACACGATTGTTTTCATGTCTTGGTGGGACAGAACTTCTGACATCTATCGAACAGATGTCAATGGCATCATAGGGAATCGCCGCCGATTGACACGCCATCCGGCAATAGATATGGGTCCAACGTGGGTGCCAACAGGTCCTTTATCCGTTTCTCCGACTGCGGAGACACAAACAACACTCTGGGGCAGACTCAAGCAGCCTATCCAGGACTAA
- a CDS encoding ABC transporter permease subunit — protein sequence MIWHIAKKEIYHNLTTLRFVLMIILLPILMIANALIYGFGNNGYTAEIRDYNRKVDQGRSHIEKYAAKGLGELAMVGPAEVPKRPPQLKFCADGADALIPHSITIAYRINWERPEYEDLVESYSWRELWSLEYLPSNHGGDATTLIKIDWVFIGVFMSFFVILFTFDAIAGERVRGTLSLMMSNPIPRGQVLLAKYLGTFFTLIIPLLIGVLMNLLIIYLSGNIPFDSGSWLRILGMVGLFALHISIFIFLGLFFSSRVSNAITSLVWLLLTWVCLAFIFPSLLGLFVGTVDPIPSIERVSAEKRLQLANIDDEFRPAELVKAAKLSEAPSVDNPSATRLWATYFRERSEVQTRIADARVDQQLRQVQLTRELTQISPTACFQYAMEGLANTGIASYMNFVKQVRRYRNTFIDFIKSEDRGDPESLHIYPVREGLSQKLVNPDAVPRFKEHISHQSIIFPLGLLILFNVLFFIAAQLSFLKCDLK from the coding sequence ATGATTTGGCATATTGCAAAAAAAGAGATATATCACAATCTCACAACGCTGCGGTTCGTCTTGATGATAATTCTGTTGCCCATCTTGATGATCGCCAATGCCCTCATATATGGGTTCGGGAATAATGGGTATACAGCGGAAATACGAGATTATAACCGCAAAGTAGACCAAGGACGCTCTCATATTGAAAAATATGCTGCCAAGGGTTTAGGGGAGTTGGCGATGGTCGGTCCAGCAGAGGTACCCAAGCGTCCGCCCCAGTTGAAATTCTGTGCCGATGGTGCTGATGCCCTCATACCCCATTCTATCACGATCGCATATCGCATAAATTGGGAACGACCTGAATACGAGGATTTGGTTGAAAGCTATAGTTGGCGGGAGTTGTGGTCCTTAGAATATCTACCTTCAAATCATGGCGGGGACGCAACTACGCTCATCAAGATTGACTGGGTATTTATCGGTGTCTTCATGAGTTTTTTTGTTATTTTATTTACTTTCGATGCCATCGCCGGGGAACGCGTGCGGGGAACACTCAGTCTCATGATGTCCAACCCAATCCCTCGTGGACAGGTATTACTCGCGAAATACTTAGGAACATTTTTCACACTCATCATCCCACTCCTGATTGGGGTCCTCATGAACCTTCTCATCATCTACCTGTCAGGAAACATCCCTTTTGATTCAGGCAGTTGGCTTCGGATTTTAGGAATGGTCGGACTCTTCGCGTTACATATTTCCATCTTCATTTTTTTGGGACTGTTTTTCTCAAGTCGCGTCTCAAATGCCATCACCAGTTTAGTGTGGTTATTGCTAACTTGGGTCTGTTTAGCATTTATCTTCCCGAGTCTACTTGGACTCTTTGTTGGCACCGTTGATCCAATCCCATCAATAGAAAGAGTATCCGCGGAAAAACGCTTGCAATTAGCGAACATAGATGATGAATTTCGCCCAGCAGAATTGGTGAAAGCAGCAAAACTCAGTGAAGCCCCTTCCGTTGATAACCCATCAGCAACGCGCCTATGGGCGACCTACTTCAGGGAAAGGTCTGAAGTGCAAACCCGCATAGCAGATGCGCGTGTGGATCAGCAATTGAGACAGGTGCAACTCACCCGCGAACTCACCCAAATCTCTCCGACGGCCTGTTTCCAATACGCCATGGAAGGACTCGCAAATACTGGGATCGCCAGTTATATGAATTTCGTTAAACAGGTGCGCCGTTACAGAAACACATTTATAGATTTTATTAAATCGGAAGATAGAGGTGATCCAGAAAGCCTCCATATCTATCCTGTGAGGGAGGGGTTATCTCAAAAACTGGTGAATCCGGACGCTGTGCCGAGGTTTAAAGAACACATCTCACATCAGAGCATCATTTTTCCACTCGGACTGCTGATCCTTTTCAATGTGCTATTCTTTATCGCTGCACAATTATCGTTCCTCAAATGTGACTTAAAATAA
- a CDS encoding DPP IV N-terminal domain-containing protein produces the protein MKSAMTDKRVYFAFGVALVLVHTLLINNICAQTYGTQYISYVSNITGDYNVYRQDTNGENLRPLTNHPTDEKDLTWSPDGRFLAYTSNQDGTYKIYVLDIRTGEHWRLTNRHEREWTPAWSPDGKWIAFASGNLDFIPGVKINLTTDIYKADINGAHLVQLTDKGTNVGPTWSPDSQRIAFVSYHRGNERKGIYVMDADGRRLRRINDKEIQALDGIIQSQCAWSPDGEQIAFSMVVPREDRMHLYVIDIDGKNFRQLTEGPPILGNKDGVRFPEIRQPVWSPNGKWIAYVYEKSFGDADIYVIDAMGNGRGKLLVKAGGRNLSPAWVPEGFLSVSPSPEKQTTLWGRLKQSVHD, from the coding sequence ATGAAATCAGCGATGACAGATAAACGGGTATATTTCGCGTTTGGGGTCGCATTGGTGTTAGTCCATACACTACTGATAAATAATATCTGCGCTCAGACTTATGGTACTCAATACATTTCCTATGTATCCAATATAACAGGAGACTATAACGTTTATCGGCAGGACACAAATGGCGAAAATCTCCGTCCACTCACAAATCATCCAACAGATGAGAAAGATTTAACGTGGTCGCCGGATGGACGATTTTTGGCTTATACCTCAAATCAAGACGGAACCTACAAGATTTATGTCTTGGACATAAGGACAGGGGAACATTGGCGACTCACAAACCGCCACGAGAGAGAGTGGACACCAGCATGGTCTCCTGATGGAAAATGGATTGCATTTGCCTCTGGTAATCTTGACTTTATTCCCGGGGTCAAAATCAATCTAACGACCGATATCTACAAAGCGGATATCAACGGCGCACATCTGGTGCAGTTGACCGACAAGGGAACAAACGTGGGACCCACTTGGTCACCAGACAGCCAACGGATCGCGTTTGTCTCCTACCATCGGGGTAATGAAAGGAAAGGTATCTATGTGATGGATGCCGATGGAAGAAGGTTAAGACGAATTAATGATAAAGAGATACAAGCACTCGATGGCATAATTCAAAGTCAGTGTGCTTGGTCTCCCGATGGCGAACAGATCGCCTTCAGTATGGTTGTCCCCAGGGAGGATCGCATGCACTTGTACGTGATTGACATAGATGGTAAGAACTTTCGTCAACTCACCGAGGGTCCCCCTATATTGGGGAACAAGGATGGTGTTCGGTTTCCTGAGATTCGCCAGCCTGTCTGGTCGCCTAATGGGAAATGGATTGCCTATGTTTATGAAAAATCATTTGGCGATGCTGATATTTATGTTATAGATGCAATGGGGAACGGACGTGGAAAACTGCTTGTGAAGGCTGGCGGGAGGAATCTATCTCCTGCATGGGTGCCGGAGGGGTTTCTCTCTGTATCCCCGAGTCCGGAGAAACAGACAACACTCTGGGGTAGGTTGAAGCAGTCTGTCCACGACTAA
- a CDS encoding ABC transporter permease: MATLWLVIQREFVSNVLTSRFIIGFLICLMSTTAAVFVQVEDYEKRLAAYHTAVQEHQETAQTWNLYSQINPKAHRKPNPLSIFNVGMEKSGADMVSIQLATPIWEKEAQKQGSDNPFLSILLAIDAIFVFKIILSALAILFAYNTISGEHEDGTLKLVLSNPIPRDTLVVGKYLGGMFSLFPMVVISFIIGILIAYTSPATDFDSADLFRLVAVLILSLLYVSTFYLLGMLLSVWTKEATTTLILSMFIWGILTILHSNIATFAVMKFPPYQPQAEKEILQHIQQGWEDFREERDAYILKKWGYEHPASAVSPISEGNFLVAMYTSSPEEIGYSEFYYIQQIHIVDVSKFQEVLGYQEPLRVDYANQAEALLRRKEQIEERNKQFAKDISRFSFADAYRFAVGAITDTDRESYQDFIRRSRSYKRQVVDYLTSKNAFSARAWFSSDQGAAAFKDLPVFRNPHTSLFQSLSRASSDILILLAWNIVLFIGVYVSFLRYDMS; encoded by the coding sequence ATGGCAACACTTTGGCTTGTTATTCAACGAGAATTCGTTTCAAATGTATTGACATCCCGATTCATAATCGGTTTTCTCATCTGTCTCATGTCAACCACTGCTGCAGTTTTTGTGCAGGTTGAAGATTATGAGAAACGCTTAGCAGCATATCACACCGCCGTTCAGGAACATCAAGAAACAGCCCAAACATGGAACCTCTACAGCCAAATTAATCCCAAGGCACACAGAAAACCCAATCCGCTGAGTATCTTCAACGTCGGCATGGAAAAATCCGGTGCCGATATGGTGAGTATTCAACTCGCAACACCTATCTGGGAGAAAGAGGCACAGAAACAGGGATCCGATAACCCGTTTCTCTCTATTCTTCTTGCAATTGATGCTATCTTTGTCTTCAAAATCATCCTCAGTGCCTTGGCGATCCTTTTCGCTTACAATACGATTTCAGGGGAACACGAGGATGGCACCCTAAAATTAGTGTTATCCAATCCGATTCCCAGAGATACACTCGTGGTTGGAAAATACCTCGGCGGCATGTTCTCTCTGTTCCCAATGGTGGTTATCAGCTTTATCATCGGAATCCTTATCGCTTACACTTCTCCTGCGACCGATTTCGATAGTGCTGATCTGTTCCGGCTCGTTGCTGTGCTCATCCTTTCCCTATTGTACGTGTCAACGTTTTACCTTTTAGGGATGCTTCTATCCGTATGGACAAAGGAAGCCACCACCACGCTCATCCTTTCAATGTTCATTTGGGGAATCCTAACAATCCTACATTCCAATATAGCAACCTTCGCAGTCATGAAATTCCCGCCCTATCAACCACAAGCTGAAAAGGAGATTCTGCAGCATATTCAGCAGGGATGGGAAGATTTCAGGGAAGAACGGGATGCTTACATCCTCAAGAAGTGGGGATACGAACATCCAGCGAGCGCGGTTTCTCCGATAAGCGAGGGGAATTTTTTAGTAGCGATGTACACGAGTTCACCAGAGGAAATCGGGTATAGTGAGTTCTATTATATCCAACAGATCCACATCGTGGATGTCTCCAAATTTCAGGAAGTATTGGGCTACCAAGAACCGCTACGTGTTGACTACGCAAATCAAGCAGAGGCACTCCTCAGACGGAAAGAACAGATTGAAGAAAGGAACAAACAGTTCGCCAAGGATATTTCCCGATTTTCTTTCGCAGACGCATACCGATTTGCCGTTGGTGCGATAACCGATACAGACAGGGAAAGTTACCAAGACTTTATTAGGCGGTCAAGGAGTTATAAACGTCAAGTTGTCGACTATCTCACCAGTAAAAACGCTTTTTCCGCGAGGGCATGGTTTTCCAGTGATCAAGGGGCAGCGGCGTTTAAAGATCTTCCTGTTTTTCGGAACCCACACACTTCCCTATTTCAGAGTCTTTCCCGCGCATCAAGCGATATCCTGATCCTGTTGGCGTGGAATATCGTCTTGTTTATAGGCGTGTATGTATCATTTCTTCGATATGATATGAGTTGA
- a CDS encoding DPP IV N-terminal domain-containing protein, which translates to MNRHLTYIMFGTILLLVHFVFSVNLYVYASDVPYIAFSSNRSGNYDIYMMDINGENLQQLTGYPGDEYHPTLSPDGLRMAYVSSRDGNLEIYVMNLATKVSHRLTNHVGRDYNPVWSPDGRWIAFESHRTGIRHIYKIKPDGSNLQQLTHERNSNHHPAWSPDGKEIVFSSEGALWTITANGRKLKQLANRQQLASKPAWSPDGKKIAFTTTLLRNTDIYIMDADSGNVRRLTHHPAWDSSPVWGPNGHWIVFHSGWEENYDIYVIDVAGTDRRRLTDHLARDREPTWVPAGFFPVSPTVNTQATLWGRLKQSVHD; encoded by the coding sequence ATGAACCGGCACCTGACTTATATCATGTTTGGAACGATCCTGCTTTTGGTGCACTTTGTGTTTTCGGTAAACCTATATGTCTACGCGTCCGATGTGCCGTATATTGCTTTCAGTTCCAATCGGAGTGGAAATTATGACATCTACATGATGGATATCAACGGCGAGAATCTCCAGCAGTTGACAGGCTATCCAGGGGATGAGTATCATCCTACGTTGTCGCCGGATGGACTACGGATGGCTTATGTTTCGAGTCGGGATGGCAATCTGGAAATATATGTGATGAACCTTGCGACGAAAGTATCCCACCGATTGACAAACCATGTGGGACGAGATTATAATCCGGTCTGGTCCCCTGATGGACGATGGATTGCGTTTGAGTCCCATAGAACCGGGATTCGCCATATCTATAAAATCAAACCGGACGGCTCAAATCTCCAACAGTTGACGCACGAGCGGAATAGCAACCATCACCCTGCTTGGTCCCCCGATGGGAAAGAGATCGTTTTCTCTTCGGAAGGTGCCCTCTGGACGATAACCGCAAACGGACGAAAACTGAAACAACTCGCAAATCGACAGCAATTGGCGAGCAAGCCCGCTTGGTCTCCTGATGGAAAAAAGATTGCTTTTACGACGACGCTTTTGAGAAATACGGACATCTATATCATGGATGCGGACAGCGGAAATGTCAGGAGATTGACACACCATCCAGCATGGGATTCGTCTCCCGTCTGGGGACCTAATGGACACTGGATCGTTTTCCATTCCGGGTGGGAGGAAAATTATGACATCTATGTGATAGATGTGGCAGGCACCGATCGCCGCCGATTGACAGACCATCTGGCAAGGGATCGGGAGCCGACGTGGGTGCCAGCAGGTTTTTTTCCCGTCTCTCCGACGGTCAATACACAAGCGACCTTGTGGGGTAGACTCAAGCAGTCTGTCCACGACTAA
- a CDS encoding FtsX-like permease family protein → MIKIALGSIASFSLFVGGIGIMNMCLVSVGEKTREIGLRKSVGARRVHIFWQFLTESICLCFCGSLFGIAGGWLAAHGMAKLAVRIVPILPEWPVVLSLPWILTSVIFSVFMGIGFGVYPAMRAARLSPIDALRAEN, encoded by the coding sequence ATGATAAAAATCGCGTTGGGAAGTATCGCAAGTTTCTCGCTTTTTGTTGGTGGTATCGGTATTATGAATATGTGCCTCGTCTCTGTTGGCGAGAAAACGCGGGAGATCGGTTTACGGAAATCGGTTGGAGCGAGACGGGTTCACATTTTCTGGCAATTCTTGACAGAATCAATTTGTCTCTGTTTCTGTGGTAGTCTATTTGGTATTGCAGGCGGTTGGTTAGCGGCGCACGGAATGGCAAAACTCGCCGTACGCATTGTGCCGATTTTGCCTGAATGGCCCGTTGTTCTCTCTTTACCCTGGATACTGACTTCTGTTATTTTTTCGGTTTTTATGGGCATTGGTTTCGGTGTTTACCCCGCCATGCGGGCAGCACGACTTTCGCCTATTGACGCACTTCGCGCCGAGAATTAA